A window of Gemmatimonadetes bacterium SCN 70-22 contains these coding sequences:
- a CDS encoding pyruvate dehydrogenase: protein MPVITYRDALNHALREEMQRDDRVFLMGEEVAVYQGAYKVSKGLLQEFGEMRVVDTPITELGFAGVGVGAAMAGLRPIIEFMTWNFALLALDQVVNSAAKMLYMSGGQYPMPIVFRGPNGAALQLAAQHSQAWESWLAHIPGLKVVAPGTPYDAKGLLKAAIRDDNPVIVLEGEMLYNTKGEVPDEEYIVPIGKADLKREGDHCSLITHGKSVLVALQVADALAKEGIRIDVVDLRSIRPMDIEAITTSVRKTNRAVVLEEGWEVCGVGAQVVDYIQRHCFDDLDSPVLRVHQEDVPMPYAKNLERAAKPDVAKTVAAIKQVMYLPTA from the coding sequence ATGCCGGTAATTACCTATCGCGACGCCCTCAACCACGCCCTCCGCGAGGAGATGCAGCGCGACGACCGCGTCTTCCTCATGGGGGAGGAAGTGGCGGTGTACCAGGGGGCCTACAAGGTGTCCAAGGGACTGTTGCAGGAGTTCGGCGAGATGCGCGTCGTCGACACCCCGATCACCGAGCTCGGCTTCGCCGGGGTCGGCGTCGGCGCCGCCATGGCGGGGCTGCGCCCCATCATCGAGTTCATGACCTGGAACTTCGCCCTCCTGGCCCTCGACCAGGTGGTCAACTCGGCCGCCAAGATGCTCTACATGTCGGGGGGGCAGTACCCGATGCCGATCGTCTTCCGCGGCCCCAACGGGGCAGCGTTGCAGCTCGCGGCGCAGCACTCGCAGGCCTGGGAATCGTGGCTGGCCCACATCCCGGGGCTCAAGGTCGTCGCCCCGGGCACCCCGTACGACGCCAAGGGGCTCCTCAAGGCCGCCATCCGCGATGACAACCCCGTCATCGTCCTCGAGGGCGAGATGCTCTACAACACCAAGGGCGAGGTCCCCGATGAGGAGTACATCGTCCCCATCGGCAAGGCCGACCTCAAGCGCGAGGGCGACCACTGCTCGCTCATCACCCACGGCAAGTCGGTCCTCGTCGCCCTCCAGGTCGCCGATGCCCTCGCCAAGGAAGGGATCCGCATCGACGTCGTCGACCTCCGCTCCATCCGCCCCATGGACATCGAGGCCATCACCACCTCGGTGCGAAAGACCAACCGTGCCGTCGTCCTCGAGGAAGGGTGGGAAGTCTGCGGCGTCGGCGCCCAGGTGGTGGACTACATCCAGCGCCACTGCTTCGATGACCTCGACTCCCCCGTCCTCCGCGTCCACCAGGAAGACGTCCCCATGCCGTACGCCAAGAACCTGGAACGCGCCGCCAAGCCCGACGTCGCCAAGACCGTCGCGGCCATCAAGCAGGTGATGTACCTCCCCACCGCCTAA
- a CDS encoding pyruvate dehydrogenase (acetyl-transferring) E1 component subunit alpha, producing the protein MAKKKTEPKAEPTFGETDAPTRAALLHSMLLQRRFEERCAEAYALGKIGGFCHLYIGQEACGTGAISVLRDDDYVITTYRDHGQALARGISARAIMAELFGRSDGCARGKGGSMHLFDRNTNFLGGHGIVGGHVPIATGVGFAIKYRGTDQVILCFMGESVVNTGAFHEALNMAGLWKLPVVFIIENNRYGMGTALERASAIHDIYQRGAAYDMPRAHVDGQDVFAVRTAVAEAVHRARTQSLPTLLEVRTYRFMGHSMSDAVSGTYRTKQELEEYMKRDPINVLRAHMEELGEIDDAGMAKLDDEVKAIVQDSWDFADASPEPALESLWEDVLVETTT; encoded by the coding sequence ATGGCGAAAAAGAAGACCGAGCCCAAGGCCGAACCGACGTTCGGCGAGACCGATGCGCCCACGCGCGCGGCCCTCCTCCACTCCATGCTCCTCCAGCGCCGCTTCGAGGAGCGCTGCGCCGAGGCCTATGCGTTAGGCAAGATCGGTGGCTTCTGCCACCTGTACATCGGGCAGGAGGCGTGCGGCACCGGCGCCATCTCGGTGCTGCGCGACGACGACTACGTCATCACCACCTACCGGGACCACGGCCAGGCGCTCGCCCGCGGCATCTCGGCGCGCGCCATCATGGCCGAGCTCTTCGGCCGCAGCGACGGCTGCGCCCGCGGCAAGGGGGGCTCCATGCACCTCTTCGACCGCAACACGAACTTCCTGGGCGGGCACGGGATCGTCGGCGGGCACGTCCCCATCGCCACCGGCGTCGGCTTCGCCATCAAGTACCGCGGGACCGACCAGGTCATCCTGTGCTTCATGGGGGAATCGGTGGTCAACACCGGCGCCTTCCACGAGGCGCTGAACATGGCGGGGCTGTGGAAGCTCCCGGTGGTGTTCATCATCGAGAACAACCGCTACGGCATGGGGACCGCGCTCGAGCGCGCCTCGGCCATTCACGACATCTACCAGCGCGGCGCGGCGTACGACATGCCACGGGCGCACGTCGACGGCCAGGACGTCTTCGCCGTCCGCACCGCCGTGGCCGAGGCCGTGCACCGCGCCCGCACCCAGTCGCTCCCCACCCTGCTCGAGGTGCGCACCTACCGCTTCATGGGGCACTCCATGTCCGACGCGGTCAGCGGGACCTACCGCACCAAGCAGGAGCTGGAGGAGTACATGAAGCGCGACCCCATCAACGTCCTGCGCGCGCACATGGAGGAGCTGGGCGAGATCGACGACGCCGGCATGGCGAAGCTCGACGACGAGGTCAAGGCGATCGTCCAGGACAGCTGGGACTTCGCCGACGCCAGCCCCGAGCCCGCGCTCGAGAGCCTCTGGGAAGACGTCCTGGTGGAGACGACGACATGA
- a CDS encoding lipoyl synthase, translating to MSDTLYQIMGRHRAEPLPERKPSWLKVKAPGGENYARLKGLMKELDLHTVCEEAHCPNVGECWQHGTATFMILGDVCTRNCGYCAVSHGRPPKYDLDEPNRVGAAIAQMKLQHAVITSVDRDDLPDFGAYIFAETIRQIHQRLPGCSVEVLVPDFQGDEDAIRTVLEAGPEIYNHNTETVPRLYKRARPGGRYERVMQIFRFAKQVAPQIPTKSGIIVGLGETKEELVAVMRDLRAVDVDILTLGQYLRPSDGHLPLDRYYTPEEFRELRTIGMGLGFRHVEAGPLVRSSYHAWEQVQAAGV from the coding sequence ATGTCGGATACGCTGTACCAGATCATGGGACGCCATCGCGCCGAGCCGCTCCCGGAGCGCAAGCCGTCGTGGCTGAAGGTGAAGGCGCCGGGCGGCGAGAACTACGCCCGGCTCAAGGGGCTCATGAAGGAGCTCGACCTCCACACGGTGTGCGAGGAAGCTCACTGCCCCAACGTCGGCGAGTGCTGGCAGCACGGCACCGCCACCTTCATGATCCTGGGCGACGTCTGCACGCGGAACTGCGGCTACTGCGCCGTGTCGCATGGGCGCCCCCCCAAGTACGACCTCGATGAACCCAACCGGGTGGGGGCGGCGATCGCGCAGATGAAGCTGCAGCATGCGGTCATCACCTCGGTCGACCGCGACGACCTCCCGGACTTCGGCGCCTACATCTTCGCAGAGACGATCCGGCAGATCCACCAGCGCCTCCCGGGGTGCTCGGTCGAGGTCCTGGTCCCCGACTTCCAGGGCGACGAGGATGCCATTCGCACCGTCCTGGAGGCGGGGCCCGAGATCTACAACCACAACACCGAGACGGTGCCGCGCCTCTACAAGCGCGCCCGCCCCGGTGGGCGCTACGAGCGGGTGATGCAGATCTTCCGCTTCGCCAAGCAGGTGGCGCCGCAGATCCCCACCAAGTCCGGGATCATCGTGGGCCTCGGCGAGACCAAGGAGGAGCTCGTCGCCGTCATGCGCGACCTGCGCGCCGTCGACGTCGACATCCTGACGCTGGGGCAGTACCTCCGCCCCTCGGACGGGCACCTCCCGCTGGACCGCTACTACACCCCCGAGGAGTTCCGCGAGCTGCGCACCATCGGGATGGGGCTGGGCTTCCGCCACGTGGAAGCGGGCCCGCTGGTCCGGTCCAGCTATCACGCCTGGGAGCAGGTCCAGGCAGCAGGCGTTTAG